TGATTCGGAGTGGACACGATGTCACGATCATCGCGTCCAGCTTCAATCATGCCACGCGCAGGCAGCGGAGCTGCATATCTGGAAAATTGTGCGCGTTCGAGCAATACAACGAGGTGCCTTTTCTGTGGTTACGCGTACCGGGTTATCGCAGCAACGTGGCCAGGCTTTGGAACATGTTTGTTTTCGCTTTCGAAGTGTGGTGGGGCCTGGGAACCCGGGGAATGAACAAGCCGGACATAGTGGTCGGCTCATCGCTTACCTTGTTTGCCGCCTTTGCTGCAGCGCGACTCGCTAGACGACTACGTGTTCCTTTCGTCCTGGAGATACGCGATCTCTGGCCGCAGACACTCATTGATATGGGGGTGAGTCCCCACCACCCGGCCGTAGTCGGGTTCGGGATGATAGAGCGTTATCTGTATCGCAAAGCGGACAAGATCGTCACACTTTTGCCCAACGCTTCAGACCACATGATTGCCAAGGGAGCGCAGCCGAACGATATTACATGGATTCCAAACGGCATAGACACGGAACTCATGCCGGCTCCACACGATCCGGCGCCGCACGATGTATTCACAGTGATGTACGCAGGGTCCCACGGTGTATCCGACGCTTTGGACCCAGTGCTTGATGCAGCGGCAATTCTGAACAAGGAAGCCCCAGGGAGGTACTGTTTCCGGTTCGTGGGAGATGGCCCGAAAAAAGCGGGACTGCGCCGGAGAGCAGAAACTGAGAACATCGCCAACGTGGTGTTTGAGGATCCGGTGTCGAAGCGAGATATTTTCTCAGTATTGCAGGAAGCTGACGCTTTCATTCTTAGCGCCAAGAACACCACTCTATACCACCACGGTATAAGTCCGAACAAGCTTCACGAATATATGGCCGCCGCGCGTCCCACCATCTTCGCAGGAAACTCGCATAACAATCCTATCGCCGAGGCGACAGGAGGCCTTACCGTCGCTCCAGAGGATTCCGGGGCCATTGCCGCGGCGGTTGAAGCACTGGCTGCCATGTCGATCTCAGAACGATTGAACATGGGGCTGCGAGCACGGCAATACGTAGAAGAGCATCATGATCTCACGAGGCTTGCTCGTCGTCTCGAGCGAGTGCTGCAAAGCGCCTTCGCTTCTCGCGAGGAAGTAAGGAACGAGCCACAAGTATTGATTCAGAGGTGAAAGGTGTTTGCTGCTAATAGACCTCGGAAGATCATCGTAAACGCGGACGACTTCGGGATGAGCGCGGAAACGAATCGGGCGATCGTAGAAGCATTCGGCGAGCATGTGATCTCGAGTGCCACCCTGATGGCCAATATGCCGGGTTTCGACGAGGCCTGCGAAATGGTGCATCGCCATGGGCTTCTGGGGAAGATCGGAGTGCACCTGAACCTCACCTCGGGACATCCATTGTCATCTCCCATTCAACGATGCACGCGGCTTTGCGATGACAGGGGGATGTTTCGGATGCGGCACACTCGGTTTCGGTTGTCGAAGGACGAGAGGCTTGCCGTGGAAACGGAGATCGCTGCACAGATACAAGCGTGCCTGGACCGTGGGCTTGTTCCGACGCACATGGATTCACACCATCATGTCCACACGGAATGGGCGATTGGAGCGGCAGTCATCTCTGTTGCACGCAAGTATGGGATAAAGGCTATCCGATTGACACGCAACTGTGGCCCTGGGATCAGTTTTGCACACAAGCTCTACAAATTGGCGTACAACACCAGGCTGCGGATGTATGGCCTGGCGAAGACCGACTATTTTGGCTCCTTCGCAGACGTGCAGGAGATCCTTGCAACTGCATCGTGTGACGTTGAGGTAATGGTGCATCTTCCTTCCGATGGTGCCGAAAGCATTCTCGATCCCAGCGAAGGCCCAAGAATGGAGCGCTGGTTTCGCGCGTATCAGCTTGCGAGCTATTCCTGATCGGCAGGGGATCAACGGGCATTTTCAGGAGGTGATTGCAGGGCGGTAGCACACGTTAAGGAAAGTGATAGATAAGAACAAGATTGAATCAGGCAGACGAAATGTACCAGGAGGTCGAAGCTCTATGAAACGCATCGCAATCATAGGTGCGGGTGGATATGCCCGCGAAGTGGCGTGGCTGCTCGAAGATATCTCCGCGGCGACTAATCCAGAGGCGGGGTATGCAACGGTCGGTTTTCTGGTAAGCGACACAAGTAGAATCGGGCCTCATGACAGCCCCATCTTAGGAGATTTCTCGTGGCTTGAATCAAATCATGTTGATGCTCTTGCCATGGGAATTGGCACTCCTGCAGCAAGGCTCACACTCTCCGAGAATCTAAGGGAGAGATTCCCACACATCGCATGGCCGGCGCTGATCCATCCCAGTGTCAAATGGCAGCAGCGAACGATGCAGGTTGGAGAAGGGGTGATTCTCTGTGCTGGCAGCATCGCCACCGTGAACGTTCGATTTGAGCCATTCTGCATGATCAACTTGTCTTGCACTATCGGCCATGAGGCTGTGATCGGCCGCGGTTGTGTGCTCAATCCAACGGTCAACATCTCGGGTGGCGTCGAACTGGGAAGCGGAGTGCTCGTCGGAACCGGCGCGCAGATTATGCAGTACGTTAAGGTTGGCAATGGTGCTCGGATTGGCTCAGGAGCGGTAGTGAATAAGGACGTCAATGCGGATACGACCGTGGTTGGAATTCCTGCCAAAGAATTGATCAAGAAATCACCGATTGAAGCCGTGGCAGCCACGGCCGCCTAGGTGAAAAGTGGCACAGATATCACCATGGCTCCTTCGCCAGAACTCGTTCTAAGCTACAAGCTGAAACGGCTGTTCGATTTGTGTGCTGGGGTTGTGGCCCTCGTTCTGATGTCACCGCTCATGCTGTTGATTGGGTTACTGGTAGCAGTGTTCCTGGGGAAGCCGGTCGTATTTCGGCAGCAACGCCCTGGGTTGCACGGACAACTGTTTACTCTGTTGAAGTTTCGGACGATGGCAGAAAACGACAGGGAAACAGGAAAGCCGGTTCCGGACAGCGAACGCATGACGGCATTTGGGCGCTTTCTTCGCAGCACGAGTCTTGACGAGCTACCAGAGCTGATCAACGTGCTGCGCGGCGAAATGAGTATCGTCGGTCCTCGGCCGCTATTGGTGTCTTACCTTATGCGGTACTCTCCTTTCCAGATGCGCCGGCACCAGGTGCTTCCTGGTATCACGGGGTGGGCGCAAGTCAACGGTAGGAACGCTGTAAGTTGGGAGCGCAAATTCGCAATGGATGTCTGGTATGTCGATCATCAGTCCTTGTTGCTTGACCTCAAGATCATTGCCCTGACTTTGTGGAGTATCACAAGGCGAGATGGAATCGACCAGCCCGGCCTGGTTGGGGCAGCCGAGTTTATGGGCAGCGGTGACGTAGAAGCTATTCCTGTAGCGGATGCGACTGTGCGTTGTCACGCCGTCACGCCCAGCATTGAAGAAGCCGACTCATGTCGGCAATAGGCACGACCGCAGAGAGAGCCTTACACGCAGCGGTCGAAACTACTCACGAGAAGGAGGCAGTATGGAAAGCAAAGCCACTAAACCTATCTCTGCGGAAATGTTCCCAGGGCCAGGCTTTCGCGTGAACGAGGATGTTCGTCGTTTGGATCCAGCTCTGATGAGCGAATTTACAGAGTTTGCCACCCCGGATATTTCTGACATGCTCAATCGTCTGTACGCGGTCGATCCGGGAATCGCCCGCCTGACAAGTAACGAGCACAAGCTGTGCGGACCGGCCTGCACTGTCAAGGTCTTCCCAGGTGACAATCTGATGGTACACAAAAGTCTAGACGTGGCCAGGCCAGGAGACATTGTGGTCATCGATGCTCATGCGTCGTCCATGAATGCGGTATTGGGTGATTTGGTTTCAACCAAGGCGAAACATCGTGGCATCGCCGGCTTCATCGTAGATGGATTTGTTCGTGACTTACCCGGCATCATGGAATTGGATTTTCCCATATTTGCTCGCGGCACTACATCTATCGGCCCACTTCATCGCGGGCCAGGCGAGATAAACTACCCAATCTGCTGCGGCGGCATTGTGGTGAACCCCGGCGACGTCATTGTTGCAGATGGTGCAGGCATTGTCGTTATTCCGCAAGAAGTGGCGTCCGACCTGCTGAAGAGGTTACGCAACCATAAGGTCAGCATGGCGGCTTACCTGGCAGGTGTAAAGCGCGGTGACTTTTCCAACGCGTGGGTAGACAGAATTCTGTCAGAGGCAGGATGCGCTGTCAGTACTGCAAGTGAAACGGTAGCCGCATAAAGTGTACGGAGGTTCTCTGGTGTATCCGCTGATGTGCCGACCGGGCGTGGCCACAATCCTTTACATCGGGTATCGCATAAAAGAAGCGTATCGTGTGCGTCACCCGGCCACTCGGCTTGCCCTTGAACATCGATCGCAGTTCTATACAGAACTATGGTGTGATGCTGCAAAGCAACTTGGAGCTAGCATCGAAGCGTTGGGAAGTGAGATTCTCGAAATTCGACTTGGTCAGAACTCCACACGTGTTCGACAGACCACGACTTGTTGCGATTCTGCAATCGCTGGTGTAGTGGCTGGATACAAGCCTGTAGTGCACCGTTTATTAGCAAGGCGGCAATTGCGAACGCCCACGTATTGCGAATTCACCCTGAACGAGATTACCAAAGCCGCCGCTTTTGTCGAAAGCTCCGCAAGTAAATGTGTTGTAAAACCTGCCAATGGCGGAGCCGGCGAAGGTGTGACGACTGGTGTCATTGGCAGTTTCGACTTGGTTCTTGCAGCTGCAAACGCGGCAGTCCACGGTCCCAATCTTATAGTTGAGCGGCAGGTCCCAGGCGATGTCTATAGGCTTCTCTACTTCGACGGTGTGTTGATGGATGCGGTCCTACGAAGACCTTCTACTGTAGTAGCCGACGGCAAATCCACCGTTCGGGAATTGATTCGCCTTGAAAACGAAGCCAGGTTGAACGCAGGGCCGAACCTTGCAAACGCACTTATTGTGATTGACATGGACGTGCGAAGGACGCTCGCGAACCAGGGTTTGACACTTTCTTCTGTGCCAGTGCAGGGAATCGCAGTAACCCTAAAAACCGTCATTAACGACAACTCACAACGCGACAATTTCTCGGCAAAGCATCTGTTGTGCAAGTCAATCATTGAAGATGGCGCAGCGGCCGCGGAGGCTGTCGGCGTACGACTCGCTGGCGTCGACGTGATCACGCCTGACCCCAGTGTGCCCCTGGCTGAGTCGGGCGGCGTCATCCTGGAGGTCAATACAACGCCCTCGTACCATCACCACTACTACAAGCGGGACGGGAGTTATCCCGTCGCCGTCCATCTATTGCCCTTTCTGCTCGCTAACGGCGTGGCGGAACAATTTACTGCCTGAAGACAGGAGATGCTCGATGACTAAAATGTTCACCTTCGACGCGGATAATTATGCGGACGTATTTGCGAACAATGGCTACGTACACATCCCGGAGGGCTTGTCCGAAGAGTTCCACGCCCGCCTGGTTAAATATGTCGAGGATTCATTTGACAAGAAGCATTTGAAAGACTTCGCTCGCGGCGACAAGCAGCAAGCGTTGTTCGAATTCCTTGAGCCGGAACACTATGATGAACTGCGCGAGGTCGTCGCGGCAATCTGCGGGGTGGAAGCGAGCAGTCTTACCTTATCAGAACGCCACATCAAAGAGTACGAGCCCGGTGCTGCTCCTTATCCCCTGGCGCATAAGGACCGCTTTGGCTCCGAAATTGCCGTCGGATTCTCCATCCGCGTTCCGGTGGGATCAACGCTGGTGATTTATCCAGAGCATGACCTAAGCGCCAACCCATTTAACTCCACAGCCGAGCTACGCTCCAGCTTTTCCGCAAACGCGCATCCAGAGGCGGGGTTGAAGCATGCGCTTCGGGTAGAAATACAGGATCAGCCGCGTGGTGTGCAGTTGTTTAGGGGAAATATGATGTGGCATCTGCGCGAGCACGGCGCGGGTACCACAGTGCTGTATTTGAAGTTAAACACCTACAACTGCGACACACTGGGTGAAGATCCTCACAGCGTGGAGGTCCGGCAGCGCACACTATCCATTGTGGACTCTTCCCCCTTCGAGTGGGCGGCTAGCATACCGGTCATTGCCAGGCGCGTCGATTACATCCAGCGCCGCTATAACCGCGATTGGAACGAAGTGTTCGGTGTGGTCATCTACGGGCAGCCACATACGACTATCACTGAAGCCGAATTCGAAGCGCTGCGGTTGATGGATGGACAGCGAACAGTGACTGAAATCTCCCAGAGAACGGAACAATTATGCAAAGGCAGAGACGTGCGTGAGGCCATTCGTCTGTTAGCCCAGCGTGGCATTGTCGACCTGCTTACAAAGCCACTCGCAATGGGGCAAGTCCGCCACATGGCCCTTCGTGAAGTGGCCTGACCGCTGCAATCCGCAACTGACACGGGAGGTATCACATTGCTAAATAGTAAGCTGCCGCCTGCTCTTATTGTTGGAGGGGACCATGGAGCTCTTTCAGCCGCCAGGAGCCTGGCGGCCGTTTCGATAAAGGTCTATGCGATCAACCATCCGCTGGCAGATGTTCGGTACTCTCGGTTCTGTACCTGGATCGACCTATCGGCACGTACGGCAAATGCACCAGAAGCCTGGGCGACGTACCTTCTCGGGCGTGAGTCTGATCATCTCCGAGGGGCAGTTCTGCTGGCGGCGAGCGATGAAGCAATTGAGCTCATCGCCGAGCACCGCGAGCTACTCTCTGAAAGGTTCAGGCTCGACTTGTCGAACCCAGCAGCCCAGCTCTGCATGCTCGATAAGCTAGGCACGTACCGCGCTGCACAGGCAGCGGGTATACCCACTCCAAAATTCTGGGTGGCCGATACGCGCAAGCAGGTCGAAGGGTTGGAGCACGAGTTAGTGTTTCCTCTTGTCCTCAAACCGATCCTCGGCCACAAGTTTCGCAGGAAATTCTCAGGATCCTACACTGTCACTTACAACATGAAAGAGTTGCTGAACGCTTTTGATACGGTCTGTTGCGCAGGCATCCGGACCTTTCTTGTCGAGATGATTCCCGGACCGGACGATAAACTATGCAGCTATTACACCTACCTGGATGCGAATGGGAATAATCTCATCGATTTCACTAAGAGGGTTATTCGTAGATATCCCATGAACATGGGTGGAGCAAGTTACCACATAACTGACCACGTACCAGATATTCAAGAGCTGGCATTGGCACTATTCCAGAAGGTTGGGTTGCGTGGCGTGGCGAACGCCGAGTTCAAGATGGATGAGAGGGATGGCAAGCTTAAACTGATTGAATGCAATGCGCGCTTTACTGCCGCGGATTGTTTGCTCGTCGCCAGTGGATTGAATTTACCTTTGTTTGTATATAACAGGCTGACTGGCCGCGCACAGGCGGCGCCGTCCAGTTACCGCATGGGGATGCGGCTATGGAATCCAGTCGGAGATTTTGCGGCTTACCGGCAACTGAACAAAATGAGGTTGTTGACTTTCAAGGCATGGATACGCAGCATCATGCACCGAAATCTCTTTCCCGTCTTCCGGTGGAGTGATCCGCTCCCTGCAATCGTTGGCAGCATCCGGCTGGTTCTTTATGCCTGGTCTCGCGCCACCTCAAAAGTAGGCAACGGAAATCGTACCGCACACCTGCGCCTGCCGAGCGTGCAGCAATCGTCACAACCTTTGACCACAACAATTGCGCCAGATATCCCCAGGCATCAGGAACCAACGATTGGGCTGTCCCAGAAACAAACGTTCGACCGGTGTCGCAATGGATAATTACTCACATCAAACCACAATCGGGATTCTGTACCCAGGTGAAATGGGAGCCACCTTCGGAAAGTTACTGTGCGGGGTTGGCTTTCGAGTGGTGACGACCGTCGAGGGCAGAAGTCTTCGTACCCACCGCCTTTGTCAGGAGGCCGGTCTGAGCGTGGTTGATTCTCTTGGCGAAGTTCTTGCGCATTCCGATGTTGTGATATCGCTTGTTTCACCTAGCGCAGCGTTTCCCGTAGCCAGAGACGTTGCTGCGCACTTAGAGCGCTCGCCCCGAAGCTTGTTGTATGTTGACGCGAACTCCATCTCCCCCATGACTGTGGCACGAATCTCTGAGGTATTGTGTCGCGTACCCGTTGATTTCGTCGACGCGTCGATCGTTGGTGTAGCTTCCCAACTTCGGCAGAGGGGGACCTTATACCTCAGCGGATCGCGTGCAAAAGAACTTTCAGGTCAATTCGAGCCCATCGTGCGTATCAAGAACATCGGGGAGATGCCCGGCCAAGCGTCGGCTCTCAGAATGATTCTCTCGGGGATAACGAAAGGCTTGCCGGGGTTGTTTATAGAGACAATGCTGTTTGCCCAGGACATGCATCTACTCAACGAGGCGATTGAAACCTGCGATGAGCTTTACCCCGGCATGATGGAATTGATCAGACGGTGGGTGCCCACGTATCCAGAGCATGCCGCGAGACGGTGCGAAGAATTACAGGAAGTTGAAGAGACAATGTTGATCAGTGGTTCGACACCTCGAATCGTACGTGCTGTCCGGGAAGTCATATCCGCTTTGGCCAGTATCGGCTGGCCAGACGACGAACCGCAGCAGTGGACCATTGTCGATATCATCAGGGAGATCCAAAGGCAGGGCACACTACAGGCGTCAGAGTCTCACTCCGATCAATTCCCAGAACACAAGAATGGGTCGGGACCTGGTGACCAGCCGATTACCGTCGGAAGCCGATCTCCCTAATGATCCGAAGAACAAAACGAATATCGCCTCGAACCTTTCGTCGGGATCTAGCAACGATTTCAATGAGGTCTGCAAAGAAATGACTTATCTAACTGTTGATTAACAAAAAACCATGGTCACCATACAAGGCAATCCGGCTCGCTCGGTCCTATCTGCTCTCCGTCGGTATCGGCCGGCTGCCGCACTGGTGACCGCCCTGAGTCTGACCCTTCTTGTGCAAGGAAGTGGCGCCGGCAAGACTTACTACGTTTCGCCCATGGGCAGCGATTCCAACGCATGCACCCAGGCCAGGCCCTGCGCGAAGCCTGACTATGTCTTCAATAAAAAGGCGTCCGCTGGCGATACGGTTCGGGTTGCACCAGGCACGTATGATTACGGGACCGATGCGGCGGCCCAGTTTCTTAAGTCAGGAACGGCTGTCAACTACATCACCGTTACCTGCGCCACCCGAGGCGCGTGCAAGATTCAGAACTCCATAACTGGTAATCGCACGGTGGTTGTGCTGGGAGGCAGCTACATTACCTTCGACGGTTTCGAGGTGACGAATAACAGTTCGGCAGGTAACAACCTCGGTCTCTATGTGACCGGTTCGTTCGTGAACATCACCCACAACACCATCCACCACATCGAGACCGATTGCAGCGAGAACGGCGGCGGCGGTATCCAACTCGCAGGCAGCGGAAGACAGAGCGGCACCGGCCACCACATCGTCATTGACTCCAACCGGATTTATGACATCAGTTGGACGAGCTGCCAAAACTCGTCTTCGCGGCAGACAGACGGTATCCTAGCGGAGACCGCAGGCGGCGGCATTACCATCACCAACAACATCGTCTACCACGTTGCCGGTGGCTGGGGCATTATGATGGGAAATGGTAGAGGCAGTGCCGCTCCAATGGTGGTCCAATACAACACTGTCTTTAGTAACGGGAACGGCGGTATCACGCTCGTCGGCGGTACGGTACCACCCATCATCACGAATAACATCGTGTTGAACAATGGCCTTATCAATCCGAGATGCGGCATCAATCTGCCACATGGCCTTTCGGGCACAGTTGGTCACAACGACCTATGGAACAACGCCGGAGGCAATTACTGCGTTGAATGGGGCAGCAGCGATCAAAGAGTTCATGCGGACGATATCTCCGTGGATCCTGCTTTGGGAACTACGTTTATCAACTGGCAAGCGGATGGTTCTGGAGACTATCGCCTGAAGGCGGACAGCCTCAAAATGGGCGCAGGCTCAAGAGACTAGATGCGTCGCCTGATAAGTGGATGGTTCTCGTGATAACCACCAGAAGGTGGCTCCGGACTGGGCGTAGGTTCCGGCGAAGATACTCGACGCTGGATTACGTGAGCCCGTTGCAGTACGAAGAATGGCCAGGGAAAGCGCAGCAGTCGCAAACTGGGAAACGCATTCTGAGGGCAAGGTCAATGGGAGTTCATTGGAGGACAATACGACGGTTCACAAGTGACAGAGGCCCTCTGCTCACGTTAGCGGTGGCGTTCTCCGTGGTTTGCTCATGCGTGCTCGTAACCTCTGGATTCATCAGAGGCACCGACCAGTTCTGGTATGTTGCCGACGTGGAGTCGCTTGTCCATGGCCAACACGTCACAAACAACATATTCCCAGCAAACCTGGCCACGCCCGGACCGCTGCCCCGCTCGTTCGTACACAACAACCTCACGCTTTACGTCGTCGTTCCCCTAGCACGGCTCTTGGGTGGGCAGGCAGGTTGGCTCGCGACGAACCTCGCATGCACTGGTGGTTCTGCGCTGCTTGTTTTTCTGTCATTACGGAGAACATCTGCCAGGGCCGCCGCTCTGGCGGCATCATTCCTTCTGCTCTTGCCGCTAACCATCTGGGTAACATGCAACGCACTTTCAGAGCCAATTTACGTCTTCCTTACCACGCTATGTTTATTCGTATGGCTCCGCGCCAGGCACCCACTGAGCCAAGCACTCTTCGTGATCGCTGCAGTCGCTGCCGCCCTCGCAAAAGAGAATCTCGTGGTCCTGTTGCTGGTGCCTATTTTGAGTCTCTGTCTCTGGCGGGGCGAATGGCGCAGCAACTTCCGGGGCTCGTCGTACCTCGTATGTATTTCTCTGTTCGGCTTAGCGCTGTTTGCCATTCTCCGGAACATGGTCTTCGCCGAAAATATTCATTACTCGTTGGCCGCCCGACTGATTACCACCCTCCCGCCGAAAAATGACAATATGGCCCCATATTTTCTCTCCACTCCCCCCGACTTCAATTGGGCACTGTTCTGGGAGAAGGCTGCGCGGAACGTACCTGCGCTGGTCAGATTCGCGCCTACGGAGGCACCATTTTTAGTACCATTTTATGCTCTATTGGGACTCTTTCTCTGGTGTCTTGCCTCGAATTGGAGAACGCTTTCGATTGACTGTAAAGCGTCAAGGGCCTGCGTCGTGACGATCATGCTCATTGCGTCTTATTGCGCAACCGTCCTGCTCTTTCAGAACGAATCGCGCTATGTCTGTTTCCTAATTCCCTCTTTGCTTGTCTCCACGTCATTTTTGGTAAGTTGGACGGAGCGAAGGATCCGAATTCTTGAGGTCTGCCTTCTATGCCTGCTACCTGTCGCACCTGTCCTAGCGTTCCGGGTTCGCAAAGAAGGTATGCAACAGTCTGTGGAGACAAAGAAGATCCAGCAGTTTGTCGACTCCCATTTGGGGGAGGGAATCCCACTGTTGGTAGTACGCGATTCAGGCGATGGATCTCGTTTTATTGAGGTGACGTTCGCGGTTCGGCCCAGGGCTACTCTGGTTATTGAAGAGCCGAACTTTTGCGGCCAATTGAATCGGTATCGCAAACGGTTCGACGTCCGGTACGCCTTCGGACAGGCATCGTTTCTTGCGTCCATGAGCAAGCATGTCGCCGACATTGAGCGCGATGCAGGTCGCTACGCCGGCTATGGCGTGTTTGACATCCAAACTAGCTGTCAATGAGGGTGCGCGAGCGCATACGTCGCCACAAATCCGCGAAGAGCGGGGCATTGATTGGTGCTTAGGGCTCTGTAGGAGCGAAACGTCCGAGTGACAACTCGATTGGAGGGCTGCAGGTCTGCCGGGATTT
This genomic interval from Edaphobacter bradus contains the following:
- a CDS encoding DUF1932 domain-containing protein, whose product is MRIKNIGEMPGQASALRMILSGITKGLPGLFIETMLFAQDMHLLNEAIETCDELYPGMMELIRRWVPTYPEHAARRCEELQEVEETMLISGSTPRIVRAVREVISALASIGWPDDEPQQWTIVDIIREIQRQGTLQASESHSDQFPEHKNGSGPGDQPITVGSRSP
- a CDS encoding carboxylate--amine ligase; amino-acid sequence: MLNSKLPPALIVGGDHGALSAARSLAAVSIKVYAINHPLADVRYSRFCTWIDLSARTANAPEAWATYLLGRESDHLRGAVLLAASDEAIELIAEHRELLSERFRLDLSNPAAQLCMLDKLGTYRAAQAAGIPTPKFWVADTRKQVEGLEHELVFPLVLKPILGHKFRRKFSGSYTVTYNMKELLNAFDTVCCAGIRTFLVEMIPGPDDKLCSYYTYLDANGNNLIDFTKRVIRRYPMNMGGASYHITDHVPDIQELALALFQKVGLRGVANAEFKMDERDGKLKLIECNARFTAADCLLVASGLNLPLFVYNRLTGRAQAAPSSYRMGMRLWNPVGDFAAYRQLNKMRLLTFKAWIRSIMHRNLFPVFRWSDPLPAIVGSIRLVLYAWSRATSKVGNGNRTAHLRLPSVQQSSQPLTTTIAPDIPRHQEPTIGLSQKQTFDRCRNG
- a CDS encoding PglD-related sugar-binding protein, translated to MKRIAIIGAGGYAREVAWLLEDISAATNPEAGYATVGFLVSDTSRIGPHDSPILGDFSWLESNHVDALAMGIGTPAARLTLSENLRERFPHIAWPALIHPSVKWQQRTMQVGEGVILCAGSIATVNVRFEPFCMINLSCTIGHEAVIGRGCVLNPTVNISGGVELGSGVLVGTGAQIMQYVKVGNGARIGSGAVVNKDVNADTTVVGIPAKELIKKSPIEAVAATAA
- a CDS encoding sugar transferase — encoded protein: MAPSPELVLSYKLKRLFDLCAGVVALVLMSPLMLLIGLLVAVFLGKPVVFRQQRPGLHGQLFTLLKFRTMAENDRETGKPVPDSERMTAFGRFLRSTSLDELPELINVLRGEMSIVGPRPLLVSYLMRYSPFQMRRHQVLPGITGWAQVNGRNAVSWERKFAMDVWYVDHQSLLLDLKIIALTLWSITRRDGIDQPGLVGAAEFMGSGDVEAIPVADATVRCHAVTPSIEEADSCRQ
- a CDS encoding right-handed parallel beta-helix repeat-containing protein, producing MVTIQGNPARSVLSALRRYRPAAALVTALSLTLLVQGSGAGKTYYVSPMGSDSNACTQARPCAKPDYVFNKKASAGDTVRVAPGTYDYGTDAAAQFLKSGTAVNYITVTCATRGACKIQNSITGNRTVVVLGGSYITFDGFEVTNNSSAGNNLGLYVTGSFVNITHNTIHHIETDCSENGGGGIQLAGSGRQSGTGHHIVIDSNRIYDISWTSCQNSSSRQTDGILAETAGGGITITNNIVYHVAGGWGIMMGNGRGSAAPMVVQYNTVFSNGNGGITLVGGTVPPIITNNIVLNNGLINPRCGINLPHGLSGTVGHNDLWNNAGGNYCVEWGSSDQRVHADDISVDPALGTTFINWQADGSGDYRLKADSLKMGAGSRD
- a CDS encoding carbohydrate deacetylase → MFAANRPRKIIVNADDFGMSAETNRAIVEAFGEHVISSATLMANMPGFDEACEMVHRHGLLGKIGVHLNLTSGHPLSSPIQRCTRLCDDRGMFRMRHTRFRLSKDERLAVETEIAAQIQACLDRGLVPTHMDSHHHVHTEWAIGAAVISVARKYGIKAIRLTRNCGPGISFAHKLYKLAYNTRLRMYGLAKTDYFGSFADVQEILATASCDVEVMVHLPSDGAESILDPSEGPRMERWFRAYQLASYS
- a CDS encoding RraA family protein, which encodes MESKATKPISAEMFPGPGFRVNEDVRRLDPALMSEFTEFATPDISDMLNRLYAVDPGIARLTSNEHKLCGPACTVKVFPGDNLMVHKSLDVARPGDIVVIDAHASSMNAVLGDLVSTKAKHRGIAGFIVDGFVRDLPGIMELDFPIFARGTTSIGPLHRGPGEINYPICCGGIVVNPGDVIVADGAGIVVIPQEVASDLLKRLRNHKVSMAAYLAGVKRGDFSNAWVDRILSEAGCAVSTASETVAA
- a CDS encoding glycosyltransferase family 4 protein, which produces MRVWLVNHYALTPSEPGGTRHYALARYLIRSGHDVTIIASSFNHATRRQRSCISGKLCAFEQYNEVPFLWLRVPGYRSNVARLWNMFVFAFEVWWGLGTRGMNKPDIVVGSSLTLFAAFAAARLARRLRVPFVLEIRDLWPQTLIDMGVSPHHPAVVGFGMIERYLYRKADKIVTLLPNASDHMIAKGAQPNDITWIPNGIDTELMPAPHDPAPHDVFTVMYAGSHGVSDALDPVLDAAAILNKEAPGRYCFRFVGDGPKKAGLRRRAETENIANVVFEDPVSKRDIFSVLQEADAFILSAKNTTLYHHGISPNKLHEYMAAARPTIFAGNSHNNPIAEATGGLTVAPEDSGAIAAAVEALAAMSISERLNMGLRARQYVEEHHDLTRLARRLERVLQSAFASREEVRNEPQVLIQR